A part of Geothrix oryzae genomic DNA contains:
- a CDS encoding L-serine ammonia-lyase, iron-sulfur-dependent, subunit alpha, whose translation MRFSEFLDAEWKPALGCTEPAAVAHAASLAAAQGTGAIQQVSLVVDPRTYKNCHAVGIPNSGGRTGVLWALALGARLPDPSLGLGCFAAVDAALLASAKDLLDRKAVRVEVDPSRPDLHIDCTVAREGGTGRAVLEVEHTHLARLEANGIQVGGRPARSGAAGLSSPRATVGAMGIQELRRLTASISDEDRARLREGAAFNLAMAEHGVSLLPPGFVPPVGTDRLVRLSRLVSAGVFARMSGEPLMVVSLAGSGNKGITLSVPVTLWGREGGHDQARIEEALAFGCLMTSATTHHLGTLSAVCGASNAAGIGIALAILLLEGATPAQMDLAVANMVGNVAGMICDGAKIGCAMKAMTGVDAAFRSVALALAGFGIPATDGIVGIDGDASLANLGRLARRGMIGVDAEVLEIMQAKL comes from the coding sequence ATGCGCTTTTCCGAGTTCCTGGATGCCGAATGGAAACCCGCCCTGGGGTGCACGGAGCCCGCGGCGGTGGCCCACGCCGCCAGCCTGGCCGCTGCACAAGGAACGGGCGCGATCCAGCAGGTGAGCCTGGTGGTGGATCCCCGCACCTACAAGAACTGCCATGCGGTCGGCATCCCCAACAGCGGCGGACGCACCGGTGTGCTCTGGGCCCTCGCCCTGGGCGCCCGGCTGCCGGACCCATCCCTGGGGCTGGGTTGCTTCGCCGCCGTGGATGCAGCGCTCCTGGCTTCGGCGAAGGACCTCCTGGATCGGAAGGCGGTCCGCGTCGAAGTGGACCCGTCCCGCCCAGACCTTCACATCGACTGCACGGTGGCCCGGGAGGGTGGCACAGGCCGGGCGGTGCTGGAGGTGGAACATACCCACCTCGCGCGACTGGAGGCGAATGGCATCCAGGTGGGGGGCAGGCCGGCCCGGAGTGGCGCGGCGGGTCTGTCCTCCCCGCGGGCCACCGTGGGAGCCATGGGCATCCAAGAGCTGCGGAGACTCACCGCCTCGATTTCGGATGAAGACCGGGCCCGGCTGCGGGAGGGGGCAGCGTTCAATCTCGCCATGGCCGAACATGGTGTCTCCCTGCTGCCCCCGGGATTCGTGCCGCCCGTGGGGACGGACCGGCTCGTGCGGCTCTCCCGGCTCGTCAGCGCGGGCGTCTTCGCGCGCATGTCCGGAGAGCCGCTCATGGTCGTGTCCCTGGCCGGCTCCGGCAACAAGGGCATCACCCTGTCGGTGCCCGTCACGCTCTGGGGCCGCGAGGGCGGGCATGACCAAGCCCGCATCGAGGAGGCCCTGGCCTTCGGCTGCCTGATGACCTCGGCCACGACGCACCACCTCGGCACGCTGTCGGCCGTGTGCGGGGCCTCCAATGCGGCGGGCATCGGCATCGCCCTGGCGATCCTCCTGCTGGAGGGGGCGACGCCGGCGCAGATGGACCTTGCCGTGGCCAACATGGTGGGCAATGTGGCGGGGATGATCTGCGACGGCGCCAAGATCGGCTGCGCGATGAAGGCCATGACGGGTGTGGACGCGGCCTTCCGGTCGGTGGCGCTCGCCCTGGCGGGTTTCGGCATCCCGGCCACGGATGGCATCGTGGGCATCGATGGCGACGCTTCCCTCGCCAACCTCGGGCGCCTGGCCCGCCGCGGCATGATCGGCGTGGATGCCGAGGTGCTGGAGATCATGCAGGCGAAGCTCTAG
- a CDS encoding peroxiredoxin translates to MSIQPGTPLPAFSLQDDQGHTVTDKDLKGRWTVLYAYPKDSTPGCTTEACDFRDNLARVQSLGAQVYGLSRDSLKSHQNFIAKQSLPFRLLSDPDCALLNPLGAFGKKLMYGKEVQGIIRSTFLVDPKGVIRHVWPKVSVKGHVEAVLEALAALQKS, encoded by the coding sequence ATGAGCATCCAGCCCGGCACCCCCCTTCCCGCCTTCTCCCTCCAGGACGACCAGGGTCACACCGTCACCGACAAGGATCTGAAGGGGCGCTGGACCGTGCTCTACGCCTATCCCAAAGACAGCACCCCCGGCTGCACGACGGAGGCCTGCGATTTCCGGGACAACCTCGCCCGCGTGCAGTCCCTGGGCGCCCAGGTCTACGGCCTCAGCCGCGACAGCCTGAAGAGCCATCAGAATTTCATCGCCAAGCAGAGCCTGCCCTTCCGCCTGCTCTCCGATCCCGACTGCGCCCTGCTCAACCCCCTGGGCGCCTTCGGGAAGAAGCTCATGTACGGCAAGGAGGTTCAGGGCATCATCCGCTCGACCTTCCTGGTCGACCCCAAGGGCGTGATCCGCCATGTCTGGCCCAAGGTCAGCGTGAAGGGACATGTCGAGGCCGTGCTCGAGGCCCTGGCAGCCCTGCAAAAAAGCTGA
- a CDS encoding enoyl-ACP reductase FabI, with product MVTKGGLLEGKRGLIIGVANKRSIAWGITQKVAEAGAQLCLTYQNERLGENVRELAAELKNPILLPMDVGSDSQIVMAFDEIRKKWGKLDFVVHAVAYAPRQALEGRFVETSREDFRVAHDISAYSLAAVCNAAQPLMAEGGSIVTLSYLGGERVVPGYNVMGVAKAALESCVRYLAADLGPQGIRVNAISAGPIKTLASSAIPGIGSKLKQHRSHTPLQRDTDQLEVGDAGVFLVSDMGRGITGQVLYVDGGFSIMAG from the coding sequence ATGGTGACCAAGGGCGGGCTGTTGGAGGGCAAACGCGGTCTGATCATCGGCGTGGCCAACAAGCGGTCCATCGCCTGGGGCATCACGCAGAAAGTCGCGGAGGCCGGGGCCCAGCTCTGCCTGACCTATCAGAACGAGCGGCTGGGCGAGAATGTCCGGGAGCTGGCGGCCGAGCTGAAAAATCCCATCCTGCTGCCCATGGATGTGGGCAGCGACAGCCAGATCGTCATGGCCTTCGACGAGATCCGGAAGAAGTGGGGGAAGCTCGACTTCGTGGTGCATGCCGTGGCCTACGCGCCGCGCCAGGCCCTGGAGGGCCGCTTCGTGGAGACCAGCCGCGAGGACTTCCGCGTGGCCCACGATATCAGCGCCTACTCCCTGGCCGCCGTCTGCAATGCGGCCCAGCCCCTCATGGCCGAAGGCGGCTCCATCGTGACGCTGAGCTACCTGGGCGGTGAGCGCGTGGTGCCTGGCTACAATGTGATGGGCGTGGCCAAGGCCGCCCTGGAATCATGCGTCCGCTATCTGGCCGCCGATCTGGGTCCCCAGGGCATCCGCGTGAACGCCATCTCCGCGGGACCCATCAAGACCCTGGCGTCCTCGGCCATCCCGGGCATCGGCTCCAAGCTCAAGCAGCACCGCTCCCATACCCCACTGCAGCGGGACACCGACCAACTGGAAGTGGGCGATGCCGGCGTCTTCCTCGTCAGCGACATGGGCCGTGGCATCACGGGCCAGGTGCTCTATGTCGACGGTGGCTTCAGCATCATGGCGGGGTGA
- a CDS encoding tetratricopeptide repeat protein has translation MLLLVPAALAVLAQTPAPPFRADLDAGRYLKVLAEAEARLRPDPNDAGAWAAKSQALSSLQRFAEARAAAERAVSLKPGLAEALLARGLARAGEAIRQRDLGSLRGALGAMDDLRAATQADPTLAPAWMSLGLAYEMLPGLLGGSTRKALQCAERLRRVAPAQGDLLQALVLVEEDKWREAEPYFQRALAQAPQDPEVVGQWLDALDRRPAKKALGEAGKNARLLAEAPRLLPGVRTRARGVAAVVEAYLHGGNPEAAWRTAQAHLTQVDAPSLLRLQLGKVAAVSGLHRQEGLAALDQVLREPLEGGSSGYPGAWWRKGQILQALGRKEEARRAAQEALKLDPKHRGARELVESL, from the coding sequence GTGCTCCTCCTCGTTCCCGCCGCCCTCGCCGTCCTGGCCCAGACCCCGGCCCCCCCCTTCCGCGCCGACCTGGACGCGGGGCGCTACCTCAAGGTGCTGGCCGAGGCTGAAGCCAGGCTGCGCCCGGATCCCAACGACGCCGGGGCCTGGGCGGCGAAATCCCAGGCCCTGTCGAGCCTCCAGCGCTTCGCCGAGGCCCGTGCCGCGGCAGAGCGGGCCGTCTCCCTGAAACCCGGCTTGGCGGAGGCCCTGCTGGCCCGGGGGCTGGCGCGCGCCGGCGAAGCCATCCGCCAGCGCGACCTCGGCAGCCTGCGGGGCGCCCTTGGCGCCATGGACGACCTGCGCGCCGCCACCCAGGCCGATCCCACCCTGGCCCCGGCCTGGATGAGCCTCGGCCTCGCCTACGAGATGCTGCCCGGCCTGCTGGGCGGCTCCACCCGCAAAGCCCTGCAATGCGCCGAGCGCCTGCGCCGCGTGGCTCCCGCCCAGGGCGACCTGTTGCAGGCCCTCGTCCTCGTGGAAGAGGATAAGTGGCGCGAGGCCGAGCCCTACTTCCAGCGCGCCCTGGCCCAGGCCCCGCAGGATCCCGAAGTGGTGGGCCAGTGGCTCGATGCCCTGGACCGCCGCCCCGCCAAGAAAGCCCTGGGCGAGGCCGGGAAGAATGCCCGCCTGCTGGCCGAGGCCCCGCGCCTGCTCCCGGGCGTCCGCACCCGCGCCCGGGGCGTGGCCGCCGTTGTCGAGGCCTACCTGCACGGCGGCAACCCCGAGGCCGCCTGGAGGACTGCCCAGGCGCACCTCACCCAGGTGGACGCCCCCAGCCTGCTGCGCCTGCAGCTCGGCAAGGTCGCCGCCGTCAGCGGCCTTCACCGCCAGGAAGGCCTCGCCGCCCTCGATCAAGTGCTCCGCGAACCCCTCGAAGGCGGCTCCTCCGGCTACCCCGGCGCCTGGTGGCGCAAAGGCCAGATCCTGCAAGCCCTCGGCCGCAAAGAAGAAGCCCGCCGAGCCGCCCAGGAAGCCCTCAAGCTCGACCCGAAGCACCGGGGGGCAAGA